From Haloplanus sp. XH21:
GACTCCGGATCGCCCGCGCCGAATTCGTTCGGAGCGTTCGTGGCTACATCCGGAACAAACGCCGTCTCGCCGGCCTCGTTGTTGTCGTCCTGTTTTTCGGCGGGAACTTCCTCTTTGCACTTCCAGCGGCGTACGCCGTCGGGTTGGCCGCCCGTTCCATCGAGTCGATTCCGTATTTCGCTCCTGCTGCGACAGTGCTACCGGTTGGTCTTCTGGCTCTCGCGACGCTTCGAACGCTAGAGCGAATCAGCCGAATCGACGCCGAGGAGCTCATTCTAACGGCCGTGCATCCCCGGGCCGTCGTCGTGGGGCTCATCGGCGCGGAACTCGGTCGACTGACGCTGTGGTTCGGCGTTCCACTGGTGGCCGTTACCGCCGCGTTCGCACTCGGACTCGGCTCGCTGTCACTGCTCCTGTCGGCCGCGCTCGTTTCCATCCCGCTTGTCTGCTGGGCTGCCATCTGGGGATACGCTCTCGGAATCACGACCCTGCGCCTCCTCCGTCGACTGCCTGGCGTCCGTCGCGTTCTGAAAGTCGGCGGCGTTCTCGCGATGGTCGCCATCATCGTTGGGTCACAGTTCATTGGCCGGTATCTCGTCGAAGGGGGTGCCTCAATCACAGCGCTCATGTCGCGACTCGCGGTTACACCACTGACCGACTACGCCGCGCTTGCATTCGTCGGAACCCCGCTCGCTCGACCGCTCTCGATCAGTTCACTGGCCGTACTCGGTGGTCTGCTTGCGCTCACACCGGCCGGACTCGTCGTCGCGACGCGACAGGTCTCGCAGCTCTGGTTCACGGATGCTCCGCAGGCTGACACGCGACAGCCGCGGTCATCCGCAGGCTGGCTCACGGCGCCACGGCCCTTCGCGTGGCGGAAAGCGGGCCGCGTCGCGTGGGGCTTTCTCGTTCGCACGGGGCGCCATCCGCAGGAACTCGCACACCTCGTGATGGTGCTGTTCTTCCTCGGCCCGCTCGGGACGACTATCGCTCAGTCGTCGGGGAACGCGCTTGGTACCCTCATCGCCGGTACCGGCGTCGGGCTCGGTGCGTATCTCTCAGGAGCGGCCTTCGGTCTCAATCCACTCGGTGATGACCGGCCACAGTTGCCCGTCCTCTTGCTCACGGCGACGGACTCCCGAACGCTCGTTCGCGGTCGACTCCTCGCTGGGATCGCAGTTGGGGGCCCAGTCGCGGTGCTCGGTCCGCTCGCATCGATACTCCTTGGAACGACGCCGCTGGATGCAACCGTCTTCGCGGGAGTGGGGCTCGTGATGTGTCTGGCTGCGGCCTTGTTTTCGGTCGGTCTCGGTTCGGCGTATCCGGTCTACGAGGAGCGGGAATTCTGGGGAACGGAGACGGTCGTTCCATCGACGCTCGTGATGATCGTGTATATCCTCGTGGTCGGCAGTGGGACGGTGATAGGGCTGTTCGCGATGTTGTACGCCCTCACGACCGACCCCCTCACCACGCCGCTCTTCATCGCGGGGTTCGGAATATATCTCGCCCTGACCGCGAGCGTGTCGTACGCATCGTATCGGTACGCGGTGCGACGCTATCGACGGTACACCGTCGCCTGAAGCACGCTCCCAGTCAACAGAGCTACTGGCTGGGAAGGACCGTTTCGTCTGTGGCTCTCGCTCGTCGACGTGTCCTCCAAGCAGTCGGGACGACGGCACTCACCATACCCGCCGGCTGTTCGTCGCCCAGGTTCCTCGGCTCAGACGATACTGCTTCTGAGTACACCCTTGACATCGAATCTGTCGACGCCTCTCCGGTCGCCCACGCGCTCTATGAACCCCGAGCGGGGACGCGCCCAGTCGTGGGGACGGACATGGTGTATCTCGGGTGTAGCGGGCGCGACCATGGAACGCTCGTCGCGCTTCGCCAGACAGACGGGACCGACCGCTGGTCGTTTACGGACCAGAACAGCACCGTGTACGAACCGGCGTTAGTGGGCGATATGGTGTACGCCGGGTCGAACGATAATCGGATTTACGGGCTGTGTTGAATCGCTGTAAGGCGTAGAGATTCACTGTTTGACGAAGCGCTTGATGTTATAGACGACACACATCAGCGCGATTTCGCGGAACTCACGAAACCATGAGCGCGCTCGCACGGCGAAGCCGAGCGAGCGCTTCACAGCCGAGTTCACAGTTTCAGTCATAGAGCGCTGATTGTAGCGGTTATCGTCGATTCTGGCGTTGTGTGCGTGGTCGTACGCTGCGAAGATGCGGTGTTTGATCAGCGGTCTGATCCCGAGGTCGCGTAATCCTTCACGAAGCGATTGCTTGTCATAGCCTTTATCGGCCGCAAGAGACCGCAGATCGCCCGCATTTCGGCGGGCGATCTGCTCGGCAAGGTCTGCGTCGCTCCCTTTCCGATTTGTAGAGCAGTGGACGTCAAGGACGGCTTGAGACGCTGTATCGACGAGTTTCGTGACTTTGAGCTTCTGAACGCGGTAGCTGATTCGCTGGCAGTAGTGGCGGCTGGCTGGTGAGCGGTCGTAGAACGTGGCGTCGATCGCGGCGTGTTCAGAGAGATCGTGCAGCTGCGCCGACTGGCGCAGCAGCACTCGACAGACGCTCATACTGATCCGGTCGAACGCCTTACACAACGTGGACGGCGCGGGGAGATCGGCCGCGTTGAGGCCGATCTCCCCGATTATTTGTGGCATCTCTTTGAGCAGGTCGATCGTCATGCGGTACGACGAATCGAGGTAAATCCGCAGACAGTGAAGGGAAACGAGTGCATAGTCGGCGAATCCGCCGCCACCTTCTGGGGCGGCGGATTCGCCTCCATCGCCAGTAACTCTTTGAGCAACCGGTACAACCTCCCCGATGAAGCGGGAGATTTGCGTCATGGTCAACGGAACTCTCCCGCTTCAACTCCTTTGATTTAGCGGCCTACCTCGCTGCCGTATGGCGATTCAACACAGCCCTTCAAACCGAGCTGCCTCCTCGTTTGGGTATAGCCGACTCCAGTGTTCGCCGATGAGATCTTCGGTATCGTAGCCGTAGAGGTCGGTGTACGCCTCATTCAGATAGATATACTCGCCGTTGTCGTCAAGGAGTCCAATCCCTTGGGTGGCTGTTTCGAGCGCTTGATACACTCGGTCGCGTTCTTGTGTCGACCGATACTGTTCGACGACATTTCGAACACGGTTGGCTAAGAGGTCATACTGTTCGGTGCCGCCTCGCTTTTGGAGGTAGTCGGTCGCACCAGCCGAAATCGCCTCACTCGCGACTTCCTCGGACCCCTTCCCGGTGAAGAGAATGAACGGAAGATCCGGATATCGGTCTCGAACTTCATCGAGGAATTCAAGCCCGGTTTTGCCCGGCATATCGTAATCGCTGACGATACAATCGAAGACCTCGTCGCCAGCAGTGAGGCGTTCTATCCCATCAGCAGCACTGGTTGCTGTCGTAACCTGGATTTGAGCGTCTTTACGCCCCAGAAAATCAGCCACGAGTTCCCCGAAGCTGGGTTCATCGTCCACATGTAGGACTTGGACTGGCGAGGACATATGATACACAAAGCACGGGAGTATGTTAATACCCCACATAAGGTCATTCAGCCGAATTTCCCGGATACAGCTATTGGACGACCGGCCGTCCGACCGTCCCCGTGTGCTTGCACTCGACGATGATCGCACGCCGGGTGCCGTCGACGACCTCCTCCATGATGACGTCCCGCCCCTCGTCGGCAGTTTTCTCGGCCTGGCGGACGTTCTCGTAGCCGAGGTTCCGGAACACGTCCTCCATCACGTCCTCGAACTCGAACCCCGAGAGATCGTCCAGTACAGCCATCCTCAATTATGTGGACAGTATGTTGCAACTGCCAAATACGTTGCCGAACGCTGCGCCGTCCTGTTTGTTGAACCCCTGAGAGGGGTGCGGGGGTCACCGAACCGCCCGCGAGCAACGAATGAACGGGAACGTACCTGTAGCAAGTTCGGAATCGGTACCAGTCGCATCGGGCGCTCAGTCTCACCGAGACGCAGTCGAATACGTCGGCTTCCGTGTCGACGGCCAAGCCGTCGTTCTGAACCTCTCGGGGCATCGGCGGCTCTCCCTTGAGCGCAGTCTCGACCTCGTCAACCACAGTCCGCAGATCCAACCGAAGCTACTTACGTGATACAAGCGTATCACAGCATATGAGCACTGACAGCGACGCCGGCGGCGACGGCGAAATGGAGAAGATCAACGTCCGGGTGCCACAGTCGCTGCTGGCACAGGTCGACGAGGTCTGGGAGGAGCGTGGCTACGCGAACAAATCCGAGTTCATCCGCGACGCGCTTCGGGACGCTGTCAATCCCCCCACGCAGCTGTCCGAGGAAGCGCTGGAGCATCTGGCCGAGAGCCGCACGCAACGGGAGCAGGGCGAGACAGTGTCGCAGGACGACGTGAAGGACCGCCTGGGTATCGATGACTGAGGTCGAGTGGACACCGAAAGCACTCGATTTACTGGAGGGGCTCGAATCGGAAGCGCAAGAGCGGTTGGTGAAGAAACTCGACGAGGCGAAAGACTGGACTTCCCATCGTCTCGAAAAGCTCACCGGGTATCCATACTACAAGCTTCGTGCTGGCGACTACCGTGCGATCATCACGTGGGATCAGGATGAGGACGTCCTGATCGTTGAGGCGGTCGGGCATCGCCGGAATATCTACGATCGCCACCTCCCACCGTAACACAAGCTGTCTACAGACCTGCTCGGGTCGGTGACGAACCCGGTCTGAAATTCAAGTACGATTCCGGTTAGTAGTGTTTATTGCCCCCGAGAGGGGCGCGGGGGAATTCACTCCCGTCACCGAGCCATGACCGATTCAGAGTACCCCTGGCGAGACGAATCGCTCCTCTACGAACTCTACTGGGAACAGGAGTTGAGCACGGTCAAGATCGCGGACAAACTGGGATGTACACAACAGACAGTCTCGAAGTGGATGCAGCGATTCGACATCCCACGTCGAGACGCACGAGAAGCGGCCCCGAACCAGCGACGGCATCCCGCCGTGTTCACCGACCGTGGCTACGTCATCTGCGCCACGAATTATCGTGGGACGACGGACTCCGTCGGAATTCACCGACTCGTAATGGTGGCAGAACACGGGTTCGACGCCGTCGCGGACAAGTATGTGATCACCGCCAATCAGATGGCGGCGTAGGCCCATTACAACACAAATTCGAATCAAAATGAGTGATGGTATCCACCGCGGGTCGTCCGTATATCAGCGGGAACGAGACAAAGCACTCCAGCGAGATGACTGGGTGTGTCAATCTTGCGGGAGAGCTGTAGGCCATGTCGGAGATCGAGACGTACCGGTGGCACACGTCCACCACGATACAGAGTTATCGGACGGCGGCGTTCACCACGTCGATAATCTCACTACACTCTGTCCGGAATGTCACAGTGACATCCACGGAAGTGAGGTAGGGGAGCGAGGCTTCGACGAGCAACCGTACCGAGACGAGGAGTGGTTACGAGAGATGTACCATGGCGAAGAACTCACACAAGCCGAGATAGCGGACCGAGCCGGGTGCCACCGTCGAACGATAGCGACGTGGTTTCGCAGACACGAGATCAAGGGGCGTCCCGCCGATCAACGCAAGAAAGTGAGCAATAGTGGCCCGTGGGATGACGAGGAAGTTCTGAGAGAATTATACATAGAGAAGAAGCAGACGCTCTCCGAAATTGCAGACCAACTCGGTACTTCAGAAGGGACTGTTCAACGGAGGATGGACGACTTCGGAATTGAACGTCGAGATCATGTGGAGTATATGCGGCAGGGACCGGTGTTTCTCAGATTCGACACAAATGGCTATCTTCGTGCTGAGTCAGCAGTCGACGGCGAGAAGGACATGGTGTACATTCACCAACTCGTAGCAATCGCTGATGGTGCTAATCCACGGACTGTTTTCGGTGGCGAACAGGTCCACCATCAGAACCACCACAGGGCCGATAATAGGCCTGAGAATCTGGTTGTTCTGTCTCACGAGGACCATCTCGCAGAACACGACTTCCACAGATAGCGGAGCCGATTCTCAGTCGCTCCAAGTACGCCGAACGACACGTCGGGTCCGAGATTAAGTCCACCGACCACGAGTGGGACGTCTCGGATCGCGAGCGGGACGACCGGGGACGATTCAAATGACGACTGCATACATCGGCCGACGTCGACGAGGAGAGCTCGTTGTCACTCGCCGTCCCGAGGACACAGAACTCACACCCGACCGTAGTCTCGAACTCGTCAATCACAGTCCGAGTGGGTTCGAGGTCGGGTACCGGGGAAGCGGCCCCGCCCAGCTCGCGTGCGCACTACTGCTCGACTACTACGACGATGAGCAGTTCGCCCGTGAGCACTACATCGCGTTCCGGAATCAGGTGGTCTCGCAGCTGAAGTGTGACGGTGCCGCGGCGTGCTGGCACCTCACCGGCGAAGAGATCGACGCCGCGATGGCGACCCTCACCGACGACGTCGTCGCCCTCCCCGACGGCGGACGGCCGTCGCCGACGCTCCCCGAGAACTGGCGAACCGTCTCCCGTCCGGACCGGCGACTCTTCCAGCGCGCTGATCGCGACCACTATATCGTACTCGGGGATGGAAGCGACGAGTGGCTGGTCGTGCTCTGTAGCCAGGGCGACCGGGCATATCCTGCCCCGCTCGCACATCGGACGGTTGCCGAGGAGGCTGACGTGGAACAGGTAATCCGGGAACTCGCTGAAGAGAGCAACAACCTCATCGAATCCCCGGAGGGGGAGTACTGATGGAGACGCTTCGACTGGCGCGAGCCACCCACAAGCTCCTCGAACGTGGTGTCGAGGCACTCGAGAAAATCGGGCGCGAACTGGAGCGGTACAACGACCGACAGGAGCGCACCGACAGAGACAGCTGAGGATGTGAGGACACGCTCCAGGTCGGATGGTGGTTCGTGAGACGTTGTTTTTGCGCCCGGGAGAGGGGCGCAGGGCGCGAGACGATGCAGTCGCGGATCGACGAGCGTTCCTGCTTCGAGGTGACAGAGATGAAAGACCCAGAGTCCAGAACCATCTTCGCTGGCGTCGACGGGCGTACCGACACGGAACTACCCGAGTGGTACCGAGAGCGTCACGGAGGGGAAGACTCCGTGAGCTTCGCCGAGGCGGTTCGTGATCTTCCGCAGGCCGTCGAGACCACCGTGGCGTATCAGAACCCGTACTCCGACGAGTGGGTCGAGACGGAGCGGTTCAACGTGCTCGTCGAGCCGAGTCGCGCTCGCTCGCAGGCCCGAGATGACGATGCCGAGACGGATCCACTATTTCACATCCCGACAGACAGCTACGCGATCATCAACCCGGTCGACGTCTACGGCCCGCTGGAGGAGGTCCTCCGCGAGGAGACCATCGATGAAACGCCGCTGGGCGAGGTGATGTTCGGCGAAATCCGGCGCTACCGGGGCGGCGGCGAGGTCCACATGGACATCATGTTCGACGGCCTCGAGGTACGCCTCCCTGGCCGGTCGGACCCGATCACGATGGGCGTCACGTCGGGCTACGACTTCTTCGGCGAGCACGCTGTCTACGTAGAGGGGTTCGCCCAAGACGGCTACTGCTCGAATACGATGCGGTCGCTCACCGACAAGGAGGTCATCAAACACGTCGGCGACGTACGGAACTTCCGGACCTGGTGGGAGGAACTCCTCGCACAGGTCGAACTCGTCGCCGACGACCTCTTCGAGTTCATCCGGGACGCTCAGGACATCGAGCTCGACTTCTCGGAGCTCCCGTTCACCGTCGCGGAGTTCTACACCCTGCTGGGCTTCCCGGACTACCTGGCCGAGCGTGCCGCCGGCGATGCAGAAGCCAATGCGGCGTACCCCTTCGAGATCGATATGTGGACGCTGCATTCCGGCGCGACGTACGCGCTCACCCACTTCTTCCAGGGGAAAGAAGGGGCATCTCTCGATCAGTACGTCCGGATCGCCAACGACACATCCTGTTCAACCCGGAAGGCACGATCGAGCGCGTCGAGCAGGCGTACGAGCAGCAGTTAGAGGCGGACGGCGACGACGGGTCGCAAGCCTCGCTGGCCGGCGAACGATCCCTGGCGAGCATCGAGCGCGTCAGCGACGACCTGCAGGAGAAAGTCGAGCAGTTCGAAGAACGCGAGGACGCACTTCGGGAGCGGCCAAGACGCGATGAGCTGAGACAAACATCGGCCACACCACCACCATACCAAAACATCTGGATACTGATAATACACCAATCCACAGCAGTTTAGCACTATTTGCGAGAAACTGAGATTGTAGAATTCCGGTTTTCAAAAATTGACACTCAAAAAATAATTCGACAAAGACAAGTCCCTTTCGCCGAGACACAACCTGTACGAAGATGGGTACGATACAGCCTTCACCTGTAGAGCGAAGACCACGCTTCACAGCCACTCGCATAGACGGATCTCTTCTCGGATTTCGAAGACGCCGGAAAACCACTACAGAGTAATGACTGAAGCAGAACAACTCGCGGATGAGCACGGTGTTACAGGGACACCCAAACGCGGGCTCATCATGTCCACGCTCGTCTTCTATGCAGGCCTGACCACCATCGTGTTCTACGGGGCGGCAGGGCCAGTCCTCGAAGAACATCTAGCACTTGCCGGAGTCCTTCATGGCCTCTTGCTGGGCTCACCGCACCTCAGCAAGGCGATTCTCAGGATTCCGTTCGGTGCATGGGTGGACGAAGTCGGCGGACGAAAACCGCTGCTCATCCTCATGGCCTCGACGATCATCGGGACAGCAGGCCTGGTCATTACGCTGTTCTTGACCTACCCGGAGAACTTCGACATGAGCCTCTACCCTGTTCTGGTGTTCTTCGGATTCTTGGCGGGTGCAGGTGGGGCGACGTTCTCCGCCGGGATTACACAGACCTCTTACTGGTATCCCAGCGATAAACAGGGGTTCGCGCTCGGCGCGTTCGCCGGCGTCGGCAACATCGGTCCGGGGATGGTCGTCTATGTCTTGCCCGTCCTCATCGGCATCTGGGGGCTGACAATGGCCTACTCGACCTGGTTAGTATTCCTGCTGGTCGTCACCGCTATCTATGCCGTGTACGCGGTCGATCCGTACTATTTCCAGCTCCGCAAGCAGGGCAAAACACCGGAGGAATCACAAGAAATCGCTGACGATCTCGGCCAGGATATCTTCCCGTCGGGTGGGACGTGGGATTCGCTGAGGACATCCGCGAGAAACCGCCGCACGTGGATTCTCGTCTTCCTGTATACGGTCTCCTTCGGCGGAGGGTTCACGTCCCTGTCAGCCTGGTTCCCCACCTACTGGGCGGAGTTCCACGAACTTACGCTCACGACAGCAGGCCTGCTGGCAGGCATCTTCATCGTCTATGGGTCGCTCATCCGAGTTCCTGCCGGGAGTGTCAGTGACCGATTTGGCGGTGAATTAGTTGCCATCATTAGCTTCGGTGTGATGGCCCTCGGCGGTGCAATTATGACCTTCTTCACTGGATTCTGGCCCGCCATCCTCGGTATGATGGTCCTCGGAACGGGGATGGGGTTCGCCAACGCGGCCGTGTTCGAGCTAGTGCCGAAGTTCGTTCCGGAAGCTGTCGGTGGGGCCTCCGGCTGGATCAGTGGAATCGGGGGTGGCGGTACCCTTGTTATCCTCCCATTGATGGGTCTCTTCGTGGATATCTATGGGCACATCGGGTACGCAAGGGGGTTTGCCGTCTTCGTCGTCTTAAGCGGGCTCTGTGTCATCGTCGCAGCCGCGCTCAAGTGGCTGATCTCAGAGCCTGAAGAGACCGCTGACGAGGGAGCTCTCCACTAAACTCCCATCACTCCCTTACAGTTATCGAGAATAAAGGCAGTGGCGACATCCGTATCTTACTCTTCAGGGTCTCGGTGAACAGTTAACACCGGGATCTCGGAGTGGCGCACGACATTTTCGGTGACGCTTCCGAGGAGGGCTCGTTTGACCCCCGTGCGTCCGTGCGTCCCCATGACGATGATGTCGATATCGTTGGCTTCCGCGTAGCCGAGAATATCGTCGTGGGGGTTTCCTCGACGGACCGCTGCTGTCGTCTCGATATCCCGCTCTCTGGCCTGTTCGACGACGGCTTTCGTTGCCTGTTCCCCCCGTTCTTCGAGCGCATCCAGAAGGTCATCGAGACCAGAGAATCCCTCTCCCATGCCGGAGACGGACGTGGGCTGATCAACGATATAGAGCACGTGGAGCGTTGCATCATGCGCTTCAGCAAGGTCAAGCGCCATCTCCACCGCAGGCTTGGATGGATCACTGCCGTCCGTCGGGATGAGTATTCGGTCGAACATGAGTCGGTGCGTTCCGTTTGTATATCTCTTTGCGGTACAGATAATGGTGTTCACGCGCCACCGAGAAACCGCTCATGGGCAAGGGGAGAGAGGAAGCTGAGGAAAATAAAGATGAGATTTGAGACGAATATAGCGTACCCTGAGTCACATAATATATGCTTACCAAGCCAGAAATCCGGTTTGACCCCAGATTCGTCCATCCGGCGTGGACTCGATACGGCTGTAACTACTCTCGGTTCCACACTCAGAGCGGTCGCCGTAGAAGCCGTACATCGGTTGAGGACTCATTTTGAGGAGTGGCCGGAACGGTATATCGAACAGCAAGCCGCACGCTACGAGGACAATTACTAGCGTCCCCACCCCGGCCAGTGGATGGAATTTGACTCGCGAGTAGAGTTCTGTGCGACTATCTCTGATCCAATAGTGCCGAGAAAACCTTCTGGAGCACCAGATTCTGGCCCTACCTTCCGACGGAATGCCTGAAGACTAGTGACACAGAGGATAGCCATTCCGACGACGAGTGCCTGAATCGACGGGGACGCTCCAATTGCTGCGGTGAAGGTGGTAACGTAAGCCATTGGGTGCTCTATGTGAAGGGCGAAAAAGACAGCCGTGCTAGCCACAAAGGCGAGCAGTGCACTTCCGACGATTCAGATCCCAGGCTCCGACATCGGTTCGATACTCGTCGGGGCGATCGCCTGTGCAAGTGCGGTATACGTCACCTACCCTGCGACTAGCGCGGTCAGATGGCTGACCACGACTGTCTTCGGAGAGTTATCCTCATCATGCGGGAAGAAGACGAGCAGATAGACCGCGGACGCAAGAACGATGAAGATCCCCCAGAAGCCGGAGGCGAATGCGAATCCTGCGAGTACGGTGAGGAAAACGATGCCGTGCCCGCTCGCCCAGATCATTCGCTCATCCATCGCTTGTTTACGAGGACGGTATCACCCTCAATGAGTGTGGCGTACGAGTATGAGGCTACTCGAACAACCCAGACGCGACTTCAATCCAGGTAACCTACGAACGACAGAAGTTCCCCAAAGTAGGTGACCGATGTCTCCGAGTTGCGATCAGGAGAGCGGGCATTAGTGGCCACCGGAGACGAAGTGGAGACCGACAATCCCGAAGACGATCACGGAGATAAACAGGAGTCGGAGACCAGTCGCCGGTTCATCGAATAGGACGATGCCGAGCGAGGCGGTGCCCACGGCGCCGATCCCCGTCCAAACAGCATACGCAGTCCCGATCGGCAGATCCTGAACTGCTCTCGCGAGCAACACCATACTGATGATGAGCGCAGCGACTGTCCCCGCCGTCGGAATCGGTTCCGAGAGACCATCAGAATACTCCAAACCGATTGCCCAAGCTATCTCGAACAGACCAGCGACGAAGAGAACGCCCCACGACATTCACATCGATATTGCTCACAGATCGGACTATAAGTTTCGATACCGCCTTCGAGTCGTTTCTGCGATCTGGCGATTCAACGGAATCGGATAGTCGTATCCTCACCAAGGTCGTGTTCACTATCACAGCAATTCCGCCAGTTTGGGACGGCACAGACGACCACCGAGAGGTTCACGACGCTGGGTTTCGAACAGCCAACCCATAGATGATGAGTCCCTCAGACCTCCTTGAGGATACATACGTCGCGGCGCTATAACACGACCTCGTGGATGTTCCCCCGGAGGCCACCCTGGTGGGAGTCGTCCGGCGGCCAACCGGCTGGTTCCGAACGTCGGTCAACGAGAACTATCCGGAACTCGGTCCTCCCGAGAACCTCTTCGACGAGTTCAAACAACGCCACGAGGACTTCAAGATGCAGGGGTTGTGTGACGAAGGCGCGCATAATGCGGCCTGGGTCGAGGGCGGATTCGAGGACTGGTACCGATCACATCTCTCCGACACTGCGGAGGCGCAAGAGGCAGTCGCCGAACTTACGGCCCGACTGCAAGACGGAGAGCAGCTCGTCTTCGTCTGTTTCGAGAACACCGATCAGAAACGGTGTCACCGAACGCTTCTCAAAGAGCATCTCGCTGCACAGCTGTAGTCAGTTACTCAGGTTGACTGCAACCAGTTCCCGAATATCGAGCGCGTCAGCGATGATCTGCAGGAGAAGGTCGACCAGTTCAAGGAGCGTGAGGATGCGCTTCGCGAGCGATTCCAGGATGCGATGGCCTGACGCTACGATGGTAAGGTAGTCGTCCGTTCTGTCTTTCTCGTCCTTGAGGGGTGGAGGACAATAGAGATGGAGAAGTCCACGGACAGCGACAGGGGTGACGACGAATTCCCACCCAAGAAGCGCCTCGAAGCACCGAACCATCGGCTGATCGAGGCCGGGATCGCGACGATTCCCGATATGGAGACTCTACAAGAGTGTGTTGCCTACGAGAACGGCGGCGGTGTTCAGATAAGGATGAAGGATGAGGCGGTGCGATTTTTGAGTGGTCAATGCTCGAAACCGACCGCCTCATCGGTGATAGCGACAGCTTTGAGTTAGGATTTGTGGAACGAGAGGCGACACCCGAGCCGGCGATGAAGCTTGGTATTCGACTCCATTTGGCTGGTCTATCACTTTTGAATACCGTCTCAGTTCTTGATAGTTTGGGTGTCAAACGCTGTCGATCCACCGTTCACAATTGGGTGCAGAAGGCCGATTTACAGCCCACAGATGGTACCACCCCGGATCACGTTGCGGTCGACGAGACCGTGATCCAACTCAATGACGAACGATATTGGCTGTACGCTGCAGTCGATTCCGAGACGAACCGCTTGCTACACGTTAAGCTTTCTCCGACGAGAAATCAAGCGATTACCGAGATGTTCCTTTCCGAACTCCGCGAGAAACATCTCGTCGATGAGGCGCTCTTCCTCGTCGATTCTGCACCGTGGCTGCAAGCGGCACTCCATCGACACGGCCTCGATTACAGATGCGAAAAACATGGTAATCGGAAC
This genomic window contains:
- a CDS encoding DUF488 family protein, whose amino-acid sequence is MGVVRRPTGWFRTSVNENYPELGPPENLFDEFKQRHEDFKMQGLCDEGAHNAAWVEGGFEDWYRSHLSDTAEAQEAVAELTARLQDGEQLVFVCFENTDQKRCHRTLLKEHLAAQL
- a CDS encoding IS6 family transposase, yielding MLETDRLIGDSDSFELGFVEREATPEPAMKLGIRLHLAGLSLLNTVSVLDSLGVKRCRSTVHNWVQKADLQPTDGTTPDHVAVDETVIQLNDERYWLYAAVDSETNRLLHVKLSPTRNQAITEMFLSELREKHLVDEALFLVDSAPWLQAALHRHGLDYRCEKHGNRNSVERVFRELKRRTNQFSNCFSHAEADTVENWLRAFAFAWNQLI